A stretch of the Mycobacteroides immunogenum genome encodes the following:
- a CDS encoding quinone-dependent dihydroorotate dehydrogenase gives MLYTILLRLFFLVPPERVHTLVFGALRATAAFAPTRWLMNRCCAPTDPILASEVFGVHFPAPLGLAAGFDKNGEGLKVWGPLGFGYAEVGTVTAIAQPGNPKPRLFRLPADRGLLNRMGFNNHGAAALAPRLVRRKTTVPIGANIGKSKIVEAAVASSDYRVSARLVGPAADFLVVNVSSPNTPGLRDLQAIGELRKILSAVLEETTAPVLVKIAPDLSDADIDEIADLAAELGLAGIVATNTTISRAGLSTPDAEDLGAGGVSGPPVATRSLEVLRRLYRRVGDRLVLISVGGIEDADDAWTRITAGASLLQGYTGFIYRGGFYAKRIHDGIAQHLRDGGFTSLSDAVGSGS, from the coding sequence GTGCTGTACACCATCCTGCTGCGGCTGTTCTTCCTGGTGCCGCCCGAACGAGTGCACACCCTGGTGTTCGGGGCGCTGCGCGCCACGGCCGCCTTCGCGCCGACCCGGTGGCTGATGAATCGCTGCTGCGCTCCGACCGATCCCATCCTGGCCAGTGAGGTGTTCGGGGTGCACTTCCCTGCCCCGTTGGGTCTGGCCGCCGGATTCGACAAGAACGGCGAGGGCCTGAAGGTGTGGGGTCCGCTGGGCTTCGGCTATGCCGAGGTAGGTACCGTGACCGCGATCGCCCAGCCCGGCAACCCGAAACCGCGGCTGTTCCGGCTCCCTGCCGACCGCGGCCTGCTCAACCGGATGGGCTTCAACAACCACGGTGCGGCGGCGCTGGCACCCCGGCTGGTGAGACGCAAGACCACGGTGCCCATCGGCGCCAACATCGGTAAATCGAAGATCGTGGAGGCCGCTGTCGCCTCGTCTGACTACCGCGTGAGCGCCCGCCTGGTGGGGCCCGCCGCCGATTTCTTGGTAGTCAACGTGAGCTCGCCCAACACTCCCGGACTGCGTGATCTGCAGGCGATCGGCGAACTACGCAAGATCCTCTCCGCGGTTTTGGAGGAGACCACCGCGCCGGTGCTCGTGAAGATTGCCCCGGATCTCTCCGACGCCGATATCGACGAGATCGCGGACTTGGCAGCAGAACTGGGACTGGCGGGCATCGTGGCCACCAACACCACCATCAGCCGCGCGGGGTTGAGCACTCCGGATGCCGAGGACCTCGGCGCCGGCGGTGTGTCCGGACCGCCGGTGGCCACACGCTCGCTGGAGGTGCTGCGGCGGTTGTACCGGCGGGTCGGAGATCGCCTGGTGCTCATCAGCGTCGGCGGCATCGAAGATGCCGACGACGCTTGGACGCGCATCACCGCCGGGGCATCGCTGCTACAGGGCTACACCGGCTTCATCTACCGCGGCGGCTTCTACGCCAAGCGGATTCACGACGGCATCGCCCAGCATCTACGCGACGGTGGCTTCACCAGCCTGAGCGACGCCGTCGGCTCCGGTTCTTAA
- a CDS encoding DUF5703 family protein has product MSRAARSSFPTSWESEPDDDYDYYPLRLPPEITRITASLRLSIQAEFGGWELTRVRLYTDGSRRVLLRRKRSRGDLAGGMLTAPVL; this is encoded by the coding sequence ATGAGCCGCGCCGCGCGCAGTAGCTTCCCCACCAGCTGGGAAAGTGAACCAGACGATGATTACGACTACTACCCCCTGCGGTTGCCGCCGGAGATCACCAGGATCACAGCCTCGCTGCGGCTCTCAATTCAAGCGGAGTTCGGAGGTTGGGAACTCACCCGCGTCCGGCTCTACACCGACGGAAGCCGTCGAGTCCTGTTGCGCCGCAAGAGATCACGTGGCGACCTGGCTGGCGGCATGTTGACCGCCCCGGTGCTGTAG
- a CDS encoding undecaprenyl-diphosphate phosphatase: MSWLQVIVLAVVQGLTEFLPVSSSGHLAIVSRVFFHEDAGASFTAVTQLGTEAAVLLYFAKDIWRILRAWFDGLFVKAHRNFDYWMGWYVIVGTMPIGILGLAFKDQIRSGARNLWLISASLIIFALVIAAAEYYGRQVRHTEQLTMKDAVIVGSAQALALIPGVSRSGATISAGLFLGLDRAASARFGFLLAIPAVLASGLFSLPDAFHPVTEGMSATGPQLLVATLIAFVIGYAAVAWLLRFISNHSMYWFVGYRVILGLTVTGLLAAGVVSAS; this comes from the coding sequence ATGTCCTGGTTGCAAGTGATCGTGCTGGCGGTGGTCCAAGGACTGACCGAGTTTTTGCCCGTCTCATCGTCGGGTCACCTGGCGATCGTCTCCCGGGTGTTCTTCCACGAAGATGCCGGCGCGTCCTTTACCGCGGTCACCCAGCTGGGCACCGAGGCGGCGGTGCTGCTCTATTTCGCCAAAGATATCTGGCGGATCCTGCGCGCATGGTTTGACGGCCTTTTTGTCAAGGCGCACAGAAACTTTGACTACTGGATGGGTTGGTACGTCATTGTCGGCACCATGCCTATCGGCATCTTGGGATTGGCCTTCAAAGATCAAATTCGTTCCGGTGCAAGGAATTTATGGCTCATCTCGGCCTCTCTCATCATCTTCGCGCTGGTCATCGCCGCCGCGGAGTACTACGGGCGCCAGGTGCGGCACACCGAACAGCTGACCATGAAAGATGCTGTAATCGTTGGCAGCGCACAGGCTTTGGCGCTTATACCGGGCGTTTCCCGATCGGGCGCCACCATTAGCGCCGGTCTTTTTCTGGGGCTGGATCGCGCCGCTTCCGCCCGATTTGGATTTCTGCTGGCGATCCCCGCGGTGCTGGCCTCCGGGCTGTTCTCGCTGCCCGACGCGTTCCATCCGGTTACCGAGGGGATGAGCGCGACCGGCCCGCAGCTGCTGGTGGCCACCCTGATCGCCTTCGTCATCGGCTATGCGGCCGTCGCCTGGTTGCTGAGGTTCATCAGTAACCACAGCATGTACTGGTTCGTGGGCTATCGGGTGATCCTGGGTCTTACCGTCACGGGTCTGCTGGCGGCCGGCGTGGTCAGTGCGTCATGA
- a CDS encoding histidine phosphatase family protein, translated as MTVILLRHGRSTSNVAHTLAGRSPGVELDEKGQDQAQGVVDRLSAVQVRAIVTSPLLRCDQTVAPLAARLNLVPIVEDRLVEVDYGQWTGREITELLAEPLWKVVQQQPSAARFPDGEGLAQVQARAVAAVREHDRRLSEEHGGDCVWVACTHGDVIKSVLADALGTHLDAFQRIVADPASMSVVRYTELRPFVLHVNHTGPDLSSALSARPPEKPAGHASDATVGGSTD; from the coding sequence ATGACGGTCATCCTGTTGCGTCACGGACGTTCCACCTCGAACGTCGCCCATACCCTTGCCGGTCGCAGCCCAGGTGTTGAGCTCGATGAGAAGGGGCAAGACCAGGCGCAGGGTGTCGTTGACCGTCTCAGCGCCGTCCAGGTGCGGGCAATCGTCACCTCGCCACTGCTGCGCTGTGATCAGACCGTGGCACCGCTGGCAGCGAGGCTGAACCTCGTCCCGATCGTCGAGGATCGACTCGTCGAGGTGGACTACGGCCAGTGGACGGGCCGCGAGATCACCGAGTTGCTGGCCGAGCCCCTCTGGAAGGTCGTCCAGCAGCAGCCCAGCGCCGCGCGGTTCCCCGATGGGGAGGGGCTTGCGCAAGTGCAGGCCCGCGCAGTGGCCGCGGTGCGCGAGCACGACAGGCGGCTGTCCGAGGAGCACGGCGGCGACTGTGTCTGGGTGGCTTGTACTCACGGCGATGTCATCAAGTCGGTACTGGCCGACGCGCTCGGCACTCATTTGGATGCCTTCCAGCGCATCGTGGCTGATCCGGCGTCGATGAGTGTGGTCCGCTATACCGAGCTGCGCCCCTTTGTTCTGCACGTGAACCACACCGGCCCAGACCTGTCGAGCGCGCTGAGTGCCCGGCCGCCCGAGAAGCCCGCCGGGCATGCATCCGACGCGACAGTCGGCGGCAGCACCGACTAG
- a CDS encoding DUF3090 domain-containing protein gives MPRSIHVFRSPDRFVAGTVGEPGNRTFYLQAVHETRIVSVMLEKQQVSVLAERIGTLLSEVHRRFGTPIPPEPDVVDDLNPLVMPVDAEFRVGTMGLGWDAEANSVVVELLAVSEQEFDASVVLDDSEDGPDAVRVFLSLEAARQFATRSTRVVSAGRPPCPLCEEPLDPAGHICVRTNGYRRGTVPGATDDDES, from the coding sequence ATGCCGCGATCGATTCACGTATTCCGCAGCCCGGACCGTTTCGTCGCCGGAACTGTCGGGGAGCCCGGGAACCGCACTTTCTACCTGCAGGCGGTCCACGAAACCCGGATCGTCAGTGTGATGCTGGAAAAGCAGCAGGTATCGGTGCTTGCCGAACGCATCGGAACACTGCTCTCGGAGGTCCATCGTCGCTTTGGCACCCCGATTCCGCCGGAGCCCGATGTGGTCGACGATCTCAACCCGCTGGTGATGCCCGTGGACGCGGAGTTTCGCGTCGGCACGATGGGGCTGGGCTGGGACGCCGAGGCCAATTCGGTGGTTGTCGAACTACTCGCGGTGAGCGAGCAGGAATTCGATGCCTCGGTGGTGCTGGATGACTCCGAGGACGGCCCGGATGCCGTGCGGGTGTTTCTGTCCCTGGAGGCGGCGCGACAGTTCGCCACCCGCTCCACCAGGGTGGTATCGGCAGGCCGGCCCCCGTGCCCGCTGTGCGAGGAGCCGCTCGATCCGGCAGGCCATATCTGCGTCCGCACCAACGGCTACCGCCGCGGGACGGTGCCGGGGGCGACAGATGACGACGAGTCCTGA
- a CDS encoding SCO1664 family protein: MTTSPDDLGSSGCQEARAAIRDSELTVIGRIRSASNATFLCEAQSASGDGVHCVYKPVRGEQPLWDFPDGTLAGREVATYLISAELGWNVVPYTVFRDGPAGFGMVQQWIHEPELAEGIPDLVDICLPEALPPGYLPILRALDADGAEIVLVHADNPLLRRMAVFDTLVNNADRKGGHILRDADGGVFGVDHGICLHTHDKLRTVLWGWAGKPVESALLDDVVRLEQSLGGEFGATLAAHITADEVAALRQRAAMMLDAPVMPAPDSNRPIPWPAF; the protein is encoded by the coding sequence ATGACGACGAGTCCTGACGATTTGGGTTCCAGCGGATGCCAGGAAGCGCGCGCCGCGATTCGTGACAGTGAGCTCACCGTTATCGGCCGCATCCGGTCGGCGAGTAATGCCACGTTTCTGTGTGAGGCCCAGAGTGCTTCGGGGGACGGCGTGCACTGTGTCTACAAGCCGGTCAGAGGCGAACAGCCGCTGTGGGACTTTCCCGACGGCACCTTGGCCGGCCGTGAGGTGGCGACGTACCTGATATCGGCCGAATTGGGCTGGAACGTGGTGCCGTACACAGTCTTTCGCGATGGCCCGGCAGGGTTCGGCATGGTGCAGCAATGGATCCATGAGCCGGAGCTGGCTGAGGGGATACCGGACCTGGTTGATATCTGCTTGCCCGAGGCCCTTCCACCGGGGTATCTGCCGATTCTGCGGGCGCTGGATGCCGACGGTGCGGAAATTGTGCTGGTGCATGCCGACAACCCCCTGTTGCGCCGCATGGCGGTGTTCGACACCTTGGTCAACAACGCCGACCGCAAGGGTGGCCATATTTTGCGGGACGCCGACGGCGGTGTCTTTGGCGTCGATCATGGGATCTGTTTGCACACGCATGACAAGCTGCGGACCGTCCTGTGGGGTTGGGCGGGTAAGCCGGTCGAATCCGCATTACTCGACGACGTGGTTCGCCTGGAGCAGTCGTTAGGCGGAGAATTCGGCGCCACCCTGGCGGCTCACATAACCGCCGATGAAGTGGCCGCTTTGCGTCAGCGTGCTGCGATGATGCTGGATGCGCCGGTGATGCCGGCGCCCGACAGCAACAGGCCCATACCGTGGCCCGCCTTTTGA
- a CDS encoding LppU/SCO3897 family protein gives MTGPNDPYQPYQYGGAGQWGAPEGPTQDHWQGAPPPQDQYGYTQEHFGQRPAEYPDYPDDSVGRLYDGVPQGYAVPPMYPGLPGQDPYGPQKKSKPWVLIASIAGAVVVVLALVLVLILTRDSDPRQAASSPTTTTVSYANPEMPTATGAPTYQTPTYQTPTAQAPSPQLPVPPAPTGAPRAPGQVASVGDCIALAAPSDYKTVACTDPKAAWRVIEVVPGGKCRQTYTGFTAGDFSYCIAPQLRIGSCYQTAVVMGSTVFVAADSCQAPKSFVVLFVIPGTKEAAQCKGKPGVVHSFAFPDPPMAICTSEFAP, from the coding sequence GTGACAGGGCCTAACGACCCGTATCAGCCGTATCAGTACGGGGGAGCCGGTCAGTGGGGTGCGCCGGAGGGGCCGACTCAGGACCACTGGCAGGGCGCACCGCCGCCGCAGGATCAGTACGGGTACACACAGGAGCATTTCGGGCAGCGGCCCGCGGAGTATCCGGACTATCCGGACGATTCGGTGGGCCGTCTGTACGACGGGGTCCCGCAAGGCTATGCGGTCCCGCCGATGTATCCGGGGCTCCCCGGGCAGGACCCCTATGGGCCGCAGAAAAAGTCCAAGCCATGGGTTCTGATCGCGTCGATCGCGGGTGCCGTCGTCGTCGTACTGGCGTTGGTGCTGGTGCTTATTCTGACCCGGGACAGCGATCCGCGGCAGGCGGCCAGTTCGCCGACCACCACCACGGTCTCGTACGCGAACCCTGAAATGCCGACGGCCACTGGCGCGCCCACGTACCAGACGCCTACGTATCAGACACCCACGGCGCAGGCCCCCAGTCCGCAGTTGCCCGTGCCGCCGGCACCGACCGGTGCGCCGCGGGCGCCGGGGCAGGTGGCCTCCGTCGGTGATTGCATCGCCTTGGCGGCTCCATCCGACTACAAGACGGTGGCGTGCACCGACCCCAAGGCGGCGTGGCGCGTGATCGAAGTGGTTCCGGGCGGCAAGTGCCGGCAGACATACACGGGTTTCACCGCCGGCGATTTCTCCTACTGCATCGCGCCGCAACTGCGGATCGGCTCGTGCTATCAGACGGCGGTGGTGATGGGCAGCACGGTTTTCGTCGCCGCGGACTCGTGCCAGGCACCGAAGTCCTTCGTCGTGCTGTTCGTGATTCCCGGGACGAAAGAGGCGGCGCAGTGCAAGGGGAAGCCAGGTGTGGTGCACTCCTTCGCGTTCCCTGACCCGCCGATGGCGATTTGCACGAGCGAATTCGCTCCGTGA
- a CDS encoding DUF732 domain-containing protein, which produces MITHFRRISAAAILAASLGAGGIGLASPAHADGEGEFLQMLNDTTPGTAIFGGASARYLASGYRACDALRSGASKEDAIAAATVFPGIQARWEVASIVDIAPKTLCTDVKH; this is translated from the coding sequence ATGATCACACATTTCCGCCGGATTTCGGCTGCCGCAATTCTTGCCGCGTCGCTCGGGGCCGGGGGCATCGGCTTGGCCTCGCCCGCGCACGCGGACGGGGAGGGGGAGTTCTTGCAGATGTTGAATGACACCACCCCGGGTACCGCGATCTTCGGTGGAGCCTCCGCCCGGTACCTCGCCAGCGGCTATCGCGCGTGCGATGCGTTGCGTTCTGGGGCCTCCAAAGAGGATGCGATTGCCGCTGCCACGGTATTTCCCGGGATTCAGGCCCGGTGGGAGGTGGCTTCGATCGTGGACATCGCTCCGAAGACCTTGTGCACTGACGTCAAACACTGA
- a CDS encoding LLM class flavin-dependent oxidoreductase, with translation MAPMRYGIVLTTGDAADVAELATLAEEAGWDAIFGWEPVWGVDAWVALTAAAMRTSRIKLGTMLTPLSRRKPWDLASTTATLDRLSGGRVILSVGMGALHDNWLAFERDQGRKTRAELLDEGLDVLFGLWAGQPFGYEGKHYRVLPTTHLVPDPPVQRPRITTWSVGLLGAAKSMARAARCDGLLPNMTTTDGQFDFDPPLRRWVDAAHEVRALRSELGYHDTYDVVYEATTDWKDLDATREKIATLQDSGYTWYLDSDWHTDHKDPLGALRARIENGPPR, from the coding sequence ATGGCGCCCATGCGATACGGAATTGTTCTCACGACAGGAGACGCGGCCGACGTCGCCGAGCTGGCAACCCTGGCCGAGGAAGCCGGCTGGGACGCGATCTTCGGCTGGGAGCCGGTATGGGGTGTCGACGCCTGGGTGGCCTTGACCGCAGCCGCGATGCGAACCAGCCGGATCAAGCTCGGCACCATGCTCACTCCCCTCTCGCGCCGCAAACCATGGGACCTGGCCTCCACCACGGCAACACTCGACCGGCTCTCCGGTGGGCGAGTCATCCTGTCGGTGGGAATGGGTGCGCTGCACGACAATTGGCTGGCCTTCGAGCGTGACCAGGGCCGCAAGACCCGTGCCGAGTTACTGGACGAGGGTCTCGACGTGCTGTTCGGCCTCTGGGCAGGTCAACCCTTCGGCTACGAGGGCAAGCACTATCGGGTGCTGCCGACAACGCATCTGGTACCCGATCCACCGGTCCAGAGGCCGCGCATCACCACCTGGAGCGTGGGCCTGCTCGGGGCGGCGAAATCCATGGCCCGCGCGGCCCGCTGCGATGGACTACTACCGAACATGACCACCACCGACGGACAGTTCGATTTCGATCCGCCGTTGCGGCGCTGGGTCGACGCCGCACACGAGGTGCGGGCGCTACGAAGCGAATTGGGCTACCACGACACATATGACGTGGTGTACGAGGCGACCACCGATTGGAAGGATCTCGACGCCACCCGCGAGAAGATCGCGACCCTTCAGGACAGCGGTTACACCTGGTATCTGGACTCGGATTGGCATACCGACCACAAAGATCCGCTGGGCGCGCTGCGTGCCCGCATCGAGAACGGGCCGCCGCGCTAG
- a CDS encoding 3'(2'),5'-bisphosphate nucleotidase CysQ, whose amino-acid sequence MTVSDAALAADLAHEAGQLLLQVRAELGFDDPKGLGAAGDKRSNTLLLERLAAERPADAVLSEEAVDDKTRLGARRVWIIDPLDGTREFGMEGRNDWAVHVALWQADPDGRDGGGSITDAAVALPGSDTVFRTDETRVTPSARAESDPIRIVASASRAPKFLTDMAERLNIELIPMGSAGAKAMAVVRGEADAYLHGGGQWEWDSAAPAGVVLAAGLHASRLDGSPLRYNEPHPYLPDLIMCRPDLAPLLLDAVAGRA is encoded by the coding sequence GTGACTGTTTCCGATGCCGCGCTCGCCGCGGACCTCGCCCATGAAGCCGGACAACTGCTGCTGCAGGTGCGTGCCGAGCTCGGGTTCGACGACCCCAAGGGTCTCGGTGCGGCGGGTGATAAGCGCTCCAACACGCTGCTGCTGGAGCGGCTGGCAGCCGAGCGTCCGGCGGACGCGGTGCTCTCGGAGGAGGCTGTCGATGACAAGACGCGTCTCGGGGCGCGGCGCGTGTGGATCATCGATCCGCTCGATGGCACCCGTGAGTTCGGGATGGAAGGCAGAAATGACTGGGCGGTGCATGTCGCCCTGTGGCAGGCGGATCCGGACGGACGGGACGGCGGCGGTTCGATCACCGACGCCGCCGTGGCGTTGCCCGGATCGGACACCGTATTTCGTACCGACGAGACCCGGGTGACGCCTTCGGCGCGCGCTGAGTCCGACCCGATCCGGATCGTGGCCAGTGCCAGCCGGGCGCCCAAATTCCTGACCGATATGGCCGAGCGGCTCAACATCGAACTCATACCGATGGGGTCGGCGGGAGCCAAGGCCATGGCCGTGGTGCGCGGTGAGGCAGATGCCTATCTGCACGGCGGTGGGCAATGGGAGTGGGATTCGGCGGCGCCCGCCGGTGTGGTGCTGGCGGCCGGGCTGCACGCCTCGCGGCTCGACGGATCTCCACTCCGGTACAACGAGCCCCATCCGTACCTGCCCGACCTGATCATGTGCAGGCCCGATCTGGCTCCGTTGCTGCTGGACGCGGTCGCCGGGCGCGCCTGA
- the mshC gene encoding cysteine--1-D-myo-inosityl 2-amino-2-deoxy-alpha-D-glucopyranoside ligase, which yields MQSWASAPVPELDGRGPQLRLYDTADRQVRPVTTGPTATMYVCGITPYDATHLGHAATYLTFDVIYRQWLDAGLDVHYVQNVTDIDDPLFERADRDGIDWRELGDRETDLFRGDMTALRVLPPREYVRATESIACIIELVEKMLASGAAYVVDDPEYPDVYFRVDATEQFGYESGYDIETMSRLFAERGGDPDRPGKANELDALLWRAARPGEPSWEASFGPGRPGWHVECSAIVLRELGAGIDIQGGGSDLIFPHHEYSAAHAEAATAQRRFARHYVHAGMIGWDGHKMSKSRGNLVKVSGLTAQGVDPAAIRLGLLAGHYRADRSWSDAVLADAQGRLARWRHAAALATAPSARDVIARVRRYLADDLDTPKALAALDNWVTDALAYGGHDTGAGAQVRDAVDALLGVRL from the coding sequence ATGCAGTCGTGGGCGTCGGCGCCGGTCCCTGAACTCGACGGTCGTGGTCCGCAGCTGCGGCTGTACGACACCGCCGACCGTCAGGTACGTCCGGTAACGACCGGGCCGACGGCAACCATGTACGTGTGTGGCATCACCCCCTACGACGCCACCCATCTGGGCCATGCCGCAACGTATCTCACGTTCGACGTGATCTATCGGCAGTGGCTCGACGCCGGTCTGGATGTGCACTACGTGCAGAACGTCACCGATATCGACGACCCGCTCTTCGAACGGGCCGATCGGGACGGCATCGATTGGCGTGAGCTGGGCGATCGGGAGACCGACCTGTTCCGCGGCGATATGACCGCATTGCGCGTGTTGCCGCCGCGGGAGTACGTACGCGCCACCGAATCGATTGCCTGCATCATCGAGCTTGTCGAGAAGATGCTCGCCTCCGGCGCCGCCTATGTGGTGGATGATCCCGAGTATCCGGACGTCTACTTCCGTGTCGACGCCACTGAGCAGTTCGGCTACGAGTCCGGGTACGACATCGAGACCATGTCGCGGCTTTTTGCCGAACGTGGAGGTGACCCCGACCGCCCGGGTAAGGCCAATGAGCTTGATGCCCTGCTGTGGCGGGCCGCACGACCGGGGGAACCGAGCTGGGAGGCGTCGTTCGGGCCCGGCCGTCCTGGGTGGCATGTCGAATGTTCGGCGATTGTGCTGCGCGAGCTGGGTGCCGGTATCGACATCCAGGGCGGCGGCAGCGACCTGATCTTCCCGCACCATGAATACAGTGCCGCGCACGCCGAGGCCGCCACCGCGCAGCGGCGCTTCGCGCGGCACTACGTGCATGCCGGGATGATCGGGTGGGATGGCCACAAGATGTCCAAGAGCCGGGGCAATCTGGTGAAGGTCTCCGGGCTGACAGCTCAGGGTGTGGATCCCGCCGCGATCAGGCTCGGGCTGCTGGCCGGCCATTACCGCGCTGATCGCTCCTGGAGCGATGCCGTGCTGGCCGATGCGCAGGGCCGGTTGGCCCGCTGGCGTCACGCGGCGGCACTGGCCACCGCGCCGAGTGCTCGCGATGTGATTGCCCGGGTTCGGCGCTATCTGGCCGATGACCTTGACACACCGAAAGCCCTTGCTGCCTTGGATAACTGGGTGACAGATGCGCTGGCGTATGGCGGTCATGACACCGGGGCCGGGGCCCAGGTGCGTGACGCGGTGGATGCCCTGCTGGGTGTGCGGCTGTAG
- a CDS encoding SDR family oxidoreductase — protein MGSTANSIAGKTVMITGGAGGIGIEVAHRLSALGANLVLTDLDEKKLAAVADELGRDRVLVAVADVCDLAAMENAVAQAVERFGGIDVVLANAGLLTFGSVLQIDPATFKKLIDVNVLGVFHTVRAALPSVIERQGYVLIVSSLAAYAAAPAVTAYNASKAAVEHFANALRLEVAHRGVDVGSAHMSWIDTSMVNDQKANLSAFSEMLRRLPPPLGTVTSVEACGKAFVKGIEKRRRRINCPNWVGVTRWLKPVLSTPIGEIPLRGMIPEILPRIDAEVSALQRAARDDADRV, from the coding sequence ATGGGTTCAACGGCGAACAGCATCGCAGGCAAGACCGTCATGATCACCGGTGGTGCCGGCGGGATAGGCATCGAAGTCGCACACCGGTTGTCGGCGTTGGGCGCGAACCTGGTGCTCACCGATCTGGATGAGAAAAAGCTTGCCGCGGTGGCGGATGAACTGGGCCGCGATCGGGTGCTGGTGGCGGTTGCCGATGTATGTGATCTGGCGGCCATGGAGAACGCCGTGGCGCAGGCCGTTGAGCGGTTCGGCGGGATCGATGTGGTGCTCGCCAACGCAGGCCTGCTGACATTCGGTTCGGTGCTGCAGATCGATCCGGCCACCTTCAAGAAGTTGATCGACGTCAACGTGCTCGGGGTGTTTCACACGGTGCGCGCCGCCCTGCCGTCGGTCATCGAACGCCAAGGGTATGTGCTTATCGTGTCGTCGCTCGCCGCATACGCGGCGGCGCCCGCGGTCACCGCGTACAACGCGTCCAAGGCGGCCGTTGAGCATTTCGCGAACGCCCTGCGGTTGGAGGTGGCGCATCGCGGCGTGGATGTCGGCTCGGCGCATATGTCGTGGATCGATACCTCGATGGTGAACGACCAGAAGGCCAATCTGTCGGCCTTCTCGGAGATGCTGAGGCGGCTGCCGCCCCCGCTGGGCACCGTGACATCGGTGGAAGCGTGCGGAAAGGCGTTCGTCAAGGGCATCGAGAAACGGCGTCGGCGCATCAACTGTCCGAACTGGGTCGGTGTGACGCGGTGGCTGAAGCCGGTGCTTTCGACACCGATTGGCGAGATCCCTTTGCGCGGAATGATTCCCGAGATACTGCCGCGTATCGACGCGGAGGTGTCGGCATTGCAGCGTGCCGCTCGCGACGACGCCGATCGAGTGTGA